From Haloplanus sp. XH21:
GACTCCGGATCGCCCGCGCCGAATTCGTTCGGAGCGTTCGTGGCTACATCCGGAACAAACGCCGTCTCGCCGGCCTCGTTGTTGTCGTCCTGTTTTTCGGCGGGAACTTCCTCTTTGCACTTCCAGCGGCGTACGCCGTCGGGTTGGCCGCCCGTTCCATCGAGTCGATTCCGTATTTCGCTCCTGCTGCGACAGTGCTACCGGTTGGTCTTCTGGCTCTCGCGACGCTTCGAACGCTAGAGCGAATCAGCCGAATCGACGCCGAGGAGCTCATTCTAACGGCCGTGCATCCCCGGGCCGTCGTCGTGGGGCTCATCGGCGCGGAACTCGGTCGACTGACGCTGTGGTTCGGCGTTCCACTGGTGGCCGTTACCGCCGCGTTCGCACTCGGACTCGGCTCGCTGTCACTGCTCCTGTCGGCCGCGCTCGTTTCCATCCCGCTTGTCTGCTGGGCTGCCATCTGGGGATACGCTCTCGGAATCACGACCCTGCGCCTCCTCCGTCGACTGCCTGGCGTCCGTCGCGTTCTGAAAGTCGGCGGCGTTCTCGCGATGGTCGCCATCATCGTTGGGTCACAGTTCATTGGCCGGTATCTCGTCGAAGGGGGTGCCTCAATCACAGCGCTCATGTCGCGACTCGCGGTTACACCACTGACCGACTACGCCGCGCTTGCATTCGTCGGAACCCCGCTCGCTCGACCGCTCTCGATCAGTTCACTGGCCGTACTCGGTGGTCTGCTTGCGCTCACACCGGCCGGACTCGTCGTCGCGACGCGACAGGTCTCGCAGCTCTGGTTCACGGATGCTCCGCAGGCTGACACGCGACAGCCGCGGTCATCCGCAGGCTGGCTCACGGCGCCACGGCCCTTCGCGTGGCGGAAAGCGGGCCGCGTCGCGTGGGGCTTTCTCGTTCGCACGGGGCGCCATCCGCAGGAACTCGCACACCTCGTGATGGTGCTGTTCTTCCTCGGCCCGCTCGGGACGACTATCGCTCAGTCGTCGGGGAACGCGCTTGGTACCCTCATCGCCGGTACCGGCGTCGGGCTCGGTGCGTATCTCTCAGGAGCGGCCTTCGGTCTCAATCCACTCGGTGATGACCGGCCACAGTTGCCCGTCCTCTTGCTCACGGCGACGGACTCCCGAACGCTCGTTCGCGGTCGACTCCTCGCTGGGATCGCAGTTGGGGGCCCAGTCGCGGTGCTCGGTCCGCTCGCATCGATACTCCTTGGAACGACGCCGCTGGATGCAACCGTCTTCGCGGGAGTGGGGCTCGTGATGTGTCTGGCTGCGGCCTTGTTTTCGGTCGGTCTCGGTTCGGCGTATCCGGTCTACGAGGAGCGGGAATTCTGGGGAACGGAGACGGTCGTTCCATCGACGCTCGTGATGATCGTGTATATCCTCGTGGTCGGCAGTGGGACGGTGATAGGGCTGTTCGCGATGTTGTACGCCCTCACGACCGACCCCCTCACCACGCCGCTCTTCATCGCGGGGTTCGGAATATATCTCGCCCTGACCGCGAGCGTGTCGTACGCATCGTATCGGTACGCGGTGCGACGCTATCGACGGTACACCGTCGCCTGAAGCACGCTCCCAGTCAACAGAGCTACTGGCTGGGAAGGACCGTTTCGTCTGTGGCTCTCGCTCGTCGACGTGTCCTCCAAGCAGTCGGGACGACGGCACTCACCATACCCGCCGGCTGTTCGTCGCCCAGGTTCCTCGGCTCAGACGATACTGCTTCTGAGTACACCCTTGACATCGAATCTGTCGACGCCTCTCCGGTCGCCCACGCGCTCTATGAACCCCGAGCGGGGACGCGCCCAGTCGTGGGGACGGACATGGTGTATCTCGGGTGTAGCGGGCGCGACCATGGAACGCTCGTCGCGCTTCGCCAGACAGACGGGACCGACCGCTGGTCGTTTACGGACCAGAACAGCACCGTGTACGAACCGGCGTTAGTGGGCGATATGGTGTACGCCGGGTCGAACGATAATCGGATTTACGGGCTGTGTTGAATCGCTGTAAGGCGTAGAGATTCACTGTTTGACGAAGCGCTTGATGTTATAGACGACACACATCAGCGCGATTTCGCGGAACTCACGAAACCATGAGCGCGCTCGCACGGCGAAGCCGAGCGAGCGCTTCACAGCCGAGTTCACAGTTTCAGTCATAGAGCGCTGATTGTAGCGGTTATCGTCGATTCTGGCGTTGTGTGCGTGGTCGTACGCTGCGAAGATGCGGTGTTTGATCAGCGGTCTGATCCCGAGGTCGCGTAATCCTTCACGAAGCGATTGCTTGTCATAGCCTTTATCGGCCGCAAGAGACCGCAGATCGCCCGCATTTCGGCGGGCGATCTGCTCGGCAAGGTCTGCGTCGCTCCCTTTCCGATTTGTAGAGCAGTGGACGTCAAGGACGGCTTGAGACGCTGTATCGACGAGTTTCGTGACTTTGAGCTTCTGAACGCGGTAGCTGATTCGCTGGCAGTAGTGGCGGCTGGCTGGTGAGCGGTCGTAGAACGTGGCGTCGATCGCGGCGTGTTCAGAGAGATCGTGCAGCTGCGCCGACTGGCGCAGCAGCACTCGACAGACGCTCATACTGATCCGGTCGAACGCCTTACACAACGTGGACGGCGCGGGGAGATCGGCCGCGTTGAGGCCGATCTCCCCGATTATTTGTGGCATCTCTTTGAGCAGGTCGATCGTCATGCGGTACGACGAATCGAGGTAAATCCGCAGACAGTGAAGGGAAACGAGTGCATAGTCGGCGAATCCGCCGCCACCTTCTGGGGCGGCGGATTCGCCTCCATCGCCAGTAACTCTTTGAGCAACCGGTACAACCTCCCCGATGAAGCGGGAGATTTGCGTCATGGTCAACGGAACTCTCCCGCTTCAACTCCTTTGATTTAGCGGCCTACCTCGCTGCCGTATGGCGATTCAACACAGCCCTTCAAACCGAGCTGCCTCCTCGTTTGGGTATAGCCGACTCCAGTGTTCGCCGATGAGATCTTCGGTATCGTAGCCGTAGAGGTCGGTGTACGCCTCATTCAGATAGATATACTCGCCGTTGTCGTCAAGGAGTCCAATCCCTTGGGTGGCTGTTTCGAGCGCTTGATACACTCGGTCGCGTTCTTGTGTCGACCGATACTGTTCGACGACATTTCGAACACGGTTGGCTAAGAGGTCATACTGTTCGGTGCCGCCTCGCTTTTGGAGGTAGTCGGTCGCACCAGCCGAAATCGCCTCACTCGCGACTTCCTCGGACCCCTTCCCGGTGAAGAGAATGAACGGAAGATCCGGATATCGGTCTCGAACTTCATCGAGGAATTCAAGCCCGGTTTTGCCCGGCATATCGTAATCGCTGACGATACAATCGAAGACCTCGTCGCCAGCAGTGAGGCGTTCTATCCCATCAGCAGCACTGGTTGCTGTCGTAACCTGGATTTGAGCGTCTTTACGCCCCAGAAAATCAGCCACGAGTTCCCCGAAGCTGGGTTCATCGTCCACATGTAGGACTTGGACTGGCGAGGACATATGATACACAAAGCACGGGAGTATGTTAATACCCCACATAAGGTCATTCAGCCGAATTTCCCGGATACAGCTATTGGACGACCGGCCGTCCGACCGTCCCCGTGTGCTTGCACTCGACGATGATCGCACGCCGGGTGCCGTCGACGACCTCCTCCATGATGACGTCCCGCCCCTCGTCGGCAGTTTTCTCGGCCTGGCGGACGTTCTCGTAGCCGAGGTTCCGGAACACGTCCTCCATCACGTCCTCGAACTCGAACCCCGAGAGATCGTCCAGTACAGCCATCCTCAATTATGTGGACAGTATGTTGCAACTGCCAAATACGTTGCCGAACGCTGCGCCGTCCTGTTTGTTGAACCCCTGAGAGGGGTGCGGGGGTCACCGAACCGCCCGCGAGCAACGAATGAACGGGAACGTACCTGTAGCAAGTTCGGAATCGGTACCAGTCGCATCGGGCGCTCAGTCTCACCGAGACGCAGTCGAATACGTCGGCTTCCGTGTCGACGGCCAAGCCGTCGTTCTGAACCTCTCGGGGCATCGGCGGCTCTCCCTTGAGCGCAGTCTCGACCTCGTCAACCACAGTCCGCAGATCCAACCGAAGCTACTTACGTGATACAAGCGTATCACAGCATATGAGCACTGACAGCGACGCCGGCGGCGACGGCGAAATGGAGAAGATCAACGTCCGGGTGCCACAGTCGCTGCTGGCACAGGTCGACGAGGTCTGGGAGGAGCGTGGCTACGCGAACAAATCCGAGTTCATCCGCGACGCGCTTCGGGACGCTGTCAATCCCCCCACGCAGCTGTCCGAGGAAGCGCTGGAGCATCTGGCCGAGAGCCGCACGCAACGGGAGCAGGGCGAGACAGTGTCGCAGGACGACGTGAAGGACCGCCTGGGTATCGATGACTGAGGTCGAGTGGACACCGAAAGCACTCGATTTACTGGAGGGGCTCGAATCGGAAGCGCAAGAGCGGTTGGTGAAGAAACTCGACGAGGCGAAAGACTGGACTTCCCATCGTCTCGAAAAGCTCACCGGGTATCCATACTACAAGCTTCGTGCTGGCGACTACCGTGCGATCATCACGTGGGATCAGGATGAGGACGTCCTGATCGTTGAGGCGGTCGGGCATCGCCGGAATATCTACGATCGCCACCTCCCACCGTAACACAAGCTGTCTACAGACCTGCTCGGGTCGGTGACGAACCCGGTCTGAAATTCAAGTACGATTCCGGTTAGTAGTGTTTATTGCCCCCGAGAGGGGCGCGGGGGAATTCACTCCCGTCACCGAGCCATGACCGATTCAGAGTACCCCTGGCGAGACGAATCGCTCCTCTACGAACTCTACTGGGAACAGGAGTTGAGCACGGTCAAGATCGCGGACAAACTGGGATGTACACAACAGACAGTCTCGAAGTGGATGCAGCGATTCGACATCCCACGTCGAGACGCACGAGAAGCGGCCCCGAACCAGCGACGGCATCCCGCCGTGTTCACCGACCGTGGCTACGTCATCTGCGCCACGAATTATCGTGGGACGACGGACTCCGTCGGAATTCACCGACTCGTAATGGTGGCAGAACACGGGTTCGACGCCGTCGCGGACAAGTATGTGATCACCGCCAATCAGATGGCGGCGTAGGCCCATTACAACACAAATTCGAATCAAAATGAGTGATGGTATCCACCGCGGGTCGTCCGTATATCAGCGGGAACGAGACAAAGCACTCCAGCGAGATGACTGGGTGTGTCAATCTTGCGGGAGAGCTGTAGGCCATGTCGGAGATCGAGACGTACCGGTGGCACACGTCCACCACGATACAGAGTTATCGGACGGCGGCGTTCACCACGTCGATAATCTCACTACACTCTGTCCGGAATGTCACAGTGACATCCACGGAAGTGAGGTAGGGGAGCGAGGCTTCGACGAGCAACCGTACCGAGACGAGGAGTGGTTACGAGAGATGTACCATGGCGAAGAACTCACACAAGCCGAGATAGCGGACCGAGCCGGGTGCCACCGTCGAACGATAGCGACGTGGTTTCGCAGACACGAGATCAAGGGGCGTCCCGCCGATCAACGCAAGAAAGTGAGCAATAGTGGCCCGTGGGATGACGAGGAAGTTCTGAGAGAATTATACATAGAGAAGAAGCAGACGCTCTCCGAAATTGCAGACCAACTCGGTACTTCAGAAGGGACTGTTCAACGGAGGATGGACGACTTCGGAATTGAACGTCGAGATCATGTGGAGTATATGCGGCAGGGACCGGTGTTTCTCAGATTCGACACAAATGGCTATCTTCGTGCTGAGTCAGCAGTCGACGGCGAGAAGGACATGGTGTACATTCACCAACTCGTAGCAATCGCTGATGGTGCTAATCCACGGACTGTTTTCGGTGGCGAACAGGTCCACCATCAGAACCACCACAGGGCCGATAATAGGCCTGAGAATCTGGTTGTTCTGTCTCACGAGGACCATCTCGCAGAACACGACTTCCACAGATAGCGGAGCCGATTCTCAGTCGCTCCAAGTACGCCGAACGACACGTCGGGTCCGAGATTAAGTCCACCGACCACGAGTGGGACGTCTCGGATCGCGAGCGGGACGACCGGGGACGATTCAAATGACGACTGCATACATCGGCCGACGTCGACGAGGAGAGCTCGTTGTCACTCGCCGTCCCGAGGACACAGAACTCACACCCGACCGTAGTCTCGAACTCGTCAATCACAGTCCGAGTGGGTTCGAGGTCGGGTACCGGGGAAGCGGCCCCGCCCAGCTCGCGTGCGCACTACTGCTCGACTACTACGACGATGAGCAGTTCGCCCGTGAGCACTACATCGCGTTCCGGAATCAGGTGGTCTCGCAGCTGAAGTGTGACGGTGCCGCGGCGTGCTGGCACCTCACCGGCGAAGAGATCGACGCCGCGATGGCGACCCTCACCGACGACGTCGTCGCCCTCCCCGACGGCGGACGGCCGTCGCCGACGCTCCCCGAGAACTGGCGAACCGTCTCCCGTCCGGACCGGCGACTCTTCCAGCGCGCTGATCGCGACCACTATATCGTACTCGGGGATGGAAGCGACGAGTGGCTGGTCGTGCTCTGTAGCCAGGGCGACCGGGCATATCCTGCCCCGCTCGCACATCGGACGGTTGCCGAGGAGGCTGACGTGGAACAGGTAATCCGGGAACTCGCTGAAGAGAGCAACAACCTCATCGAATCCCCGGAGGGGGAGTACTGATGGAGACGCTTCGACTGGCGCGAGCCACCCACAAGCTCCTCGAACGTGGTGTCGAGGCACTCGAGAAAATCGGGCGCGAACTGGAGCGGTACAACGACCGACAGGAGCGCACCGACAGAGACAGCTGAGGATGTGAGGACACGCTCCAGGTCGGATGGTGGTTCGTGAGACGTTGTTTTTGCGCCCGGGAGAGGGGCGCAGGGCGCGAGACGATGCAGTCGCGGATCGACGAGCGTTCCTGCTTCGAGGTGACAGAGATGAAAGACCCAGAGTCCAGAACCATCTTCGCTGGCGTCGACGGGCGTACCGACACGGAACTACCCGAGTGGTACCGAGAGCGTCACGGAGGGGAAGACTCCGTGAGCTTCGCCGAGGCGGTTCGTGATCTTCCGCAGGCCGTCGAGACCACCGTGGCGTATCAGAACCCGTACTCCGACGAGTGGGTCGAGACGGAGCGGTTCAACGTGCTCGTCGAGCCGAGTCGCGCTCGCTCGCAGGCCCGAGATGACGATGCCGAGACGGATCCACTATTTCACATCCCGACAGACAGCTACGCGATCATCAACCCGGTCGACGTCTACGGCCCGCTGGAGGAGGTCCTCCGCGAGGAGACCATCGATGAAACGCCGCTGGGCGAGGTGATGTTCGGCGAAATCCGGCGCTACCGGGGCGGCGGCGAGGTCCACATGGACATCATGTTCGACGGCCTCGAGGTACGCCTCCCTGGCCGGTCGGACCCGATCACGATGGGCGTCACGTCGGGCTACGACTTCTTCGGCGAGCACGCTGTCTACGTAGAGGGGTTCGCCCAAGACGGCTACTGCTCGAATACGATGCGGTCGCTCACCGACAAGGAGGTCATCAAACACGTCGGCGACGTACGGAACTTCCGGACCTGGTGGGAGGAACTCCTCGCACAGGTCGAACTCGTCGCCGACGACCTCTTCGAGTTCATCCGGGACGCTCAGGACATCGAGCTCGACTTCTCGGAGCTCCCGTTCACCGTCGCGGAGTTCTACACCCTGCTGGGCTTCCCGGACTACCTGGCCGAGCGTGCCGCCGGCGATGCAGAAGCCAATGCGGCGTACCCCTTCGAGATCGATATGTGGACGCTGCATTCCGGCGCGACGTACGCGCTCACCCACTTCTTCCAGGGGAAAGAAGGGGCATCTCTCGATCAGTACGTCCGGATCGCCAACGACACATCCTGTTCAACCCGGAAGGCACGATCGAGCGCGTCGAGCAGGCGTACGAGCAGCAGTTAGAGGCGGACGGCGACGACGGGTCGCAAGCCTCGCTGGCCGGCGAACGATCCCTGGCGAGCATCGAGCGCGTCAGCGACGACCTGCAGGAGAAAGTCGAGCAGTTCGAAGAACGCGAGGACGCACTTCGGGAGCGGCCAAGACGCGATGAGCTGAGACAAACATCGGCCACACCACCACCATACCAAAACATCTGGATACTGATAATACACCAATCCACAGCAGTTTAGCACTATTTGCGAGAAACTGAGATTGTAGAATTCCGGTTTTCAAAAATTGACACTCAAAAAATAATTCGACAAAGACAAGTCCCTTTCGCCGAGACACAACCTGTACGAAGATGGGTACGATACAGCCTTCACCTGTAGAGCGAAGACCACGCTTCACAGCCACTCGCATAGACGGATCTCTTCTCGGATTTCGAAGACGCCGGAAAACCACTACAGAGTAATGACTGAAGCAGAACAACTCGCGGATGAGCACGGTGTTACAGGGACACCCAAACGCGGGCTCATCATGTCCACGCTCGTCTTCTATGCAGGCCTGACCACCATCGTGTTCTACGGGGCGGCAGGGCCAGTCCTCGAAGAACATCTAGCACTTGCCGGAGTCCTTCATGGCCTCTTGCTGGGCTCACCGCACCTCAGCAAGGCGATTCTCAGGATTCCGTTCGGTGCATGGGTGGACGAAGTCGGCGGACGAAAACCGCTGCTCATCCTCATGGCCTCGACGATCATCGGGACAGCAGGCCTGGTCATTACGCTGTTCTTGACCTACCCGGAGAACTTCGACATGAGCCTCTACCCTGTTCTGGTGTTCTTCGGATTCTTGGCGGGTGCAGGTGGGGCGACGTTCTCCGCCGGGATTACACAGACCTCTTACTGGTATCCCAGCGATAAACAGGGGTTCGCGCTCGGCGCGTTCGCCGGCGTCGGCAACATCGGTCCGGGGATGGTCGTCTATGTCTTGCCCGTCCTCATCGGCATCTGGGGGCTGACAATGGCCTACTCGACCTGGTTAGTATTCCTGCTGGTCGTCACCGCTATCTATGCCGTGTACGCGGTCGATCCGTACTATTTCCAGCTCCGCAAGCAGGGCAAAACACCGGAGGAATCACAAGAAATCGCTGACGATCTCGGCCAGGATATCTTCCCGTCGGGTGGGACGTGGGATTCGCTGAGGACATCCGCGAGAAACCGCCGCACGTGGATTCTCGTCTTCCTGTATACGGTCTCCTTCGGCGGAGGGTTCACGTCCCTGTCAGCCTGGTTCCCCACCTACTGGGCGGAGTTCCACGAACTTACGCTCACGACAGCAGGCCTGCTGGCAGGCATCTTCATCGTCTATGGGTCGCTCATCCGAGTTCCTGCCGGGAGTGTCAGTGACCGATTTGGCGGTGAATTAGTTGCCATCATTAGCTTCGGTGTGATGGCCCTCGGCGGTGCAATTATGACCTTCTTCACTGGATTCTGGCCCGCCATCCTCGGTATGATGGTCCTCGGAACGGGGATGGGGTTCGCCAACGCGGCCGTGTTCGAGCTAGTGCCGAAGTTCGTTCCGGAAGCTGTCGGTGGGGCCTCCGGCTGGATCAGTGGAATCGGGGGTGGCGGTACCCTTGTTATCCTCCCATTGATGGGTCTCTTCGTGGATATCTATGGGCACATCGGGTACGCAAGGGGGTTTGCCGTCTTCGTCGTCTTAAGCGGGCTCTGTGTCATCGTCGCAGCCGCGCTCAAGTGGCTGATCTCAGAGCCTGAAGAGACCGCTGACGAGGGAGCTCTCCACTAAACTCCCATCACTCCCTTACAGTTATCGAGAATAAAGGCAGTGGCGACATCCGTATCTTACTCTTCAGGGTCTCGGTGAACAGTTAACACCGGGATCTCGGAGTGGCGCACGACATTTTCGGTGACGCTTCCGAGGAGGGCTCGTTTGACCCCCGTGCGTCCGTGCGTCCCCATGACGATGATGTCGATATCGTTGGCTTCCGCGTAGCCGAGAATATCGTCGTGGGGGTTTCCTCGACGGACCGCTGCTGTCGTCTCGATATCCCGCTCTCTGGCCTGTTCGACGACGGCTTTCGTTGCCTGTTCCCCCCGTTCTTCGAGCGCATCCAGAAGGTCATCGAGACCAGAGAATCCCTCTCCCATGCCGGAGACGGACGTGGGCTGATCAACGATATAGAGCACGTGGAGCGTTGCATCATGCGCTTCAGCAAGGTCAAGCGCCATCTCCACCGCAGGCTTGGATGGATCACTGCCGTCCGTCGGGATGAGTATTCGGTCGAACATGAGTCGGTGCGTTCCGTTTGTATATCTCTTTGCGGTACAGATAATGGTGTTCACGCGCCACCGAGAAACCGCTCATGGGCAAGGGGAGAGAGGAAGCTGAGGAAAATAAAGATGAGATTTGAGACGAATATAGCGTACCCTGAGTCACATAATATATGCTTACCAAGCCAGAAATCCGGTTTGACCCCAGATTCGTCCATCCGGCGTGGACTCGATACGGCTGTAACTACTCTCGGTTCCACACTCAGAGCGGTCGCCGTAGAAGCCGTACATCGGTTGAGGACTCATTTTGAGGAGTGGCCGGAACGGTATATCGAACAGCAAGCCGCACGCTACGAGGACAATTACTAGCGTCCCCACCCCGGCCAGTGGATGGAATTTGACTCGCGAGTAGAGTTCTGTGCGACTATCTCTGATCCAATAGTGCCGAGAAAACCTTCTGGAGCACCAGATTCTGGCCCTACCTTCCGACGGAATGCCTGAAGACTAGTGACACAGAGGATAGCCATTCCGACGACGAGTGCCTGAATCGACGGGGACGCTCCAATTGCTGCGGTGAAGGTGGTAACGTAAGCCATTGGGTGCTCTATGTGAAGGGCGAAAAAGACAGCCGTGCTAGCCACAAAGGCGAGCAGTGCACTTCCGACGATTCAGATCCCAGGCTCCGACATCGGTTCGATACTCGTCGGGGCGATCGCCTGTGCAAGTGCGGTATACGTCACCTACCCTGCGACTAGCGCGGTCAGATGGCTGACCACGACTGTCTTCGGAGAGTTATCCTCATCATGCGGGAAGAAGACGAGCAGATAGACCGCGGACGCAAGAACGATGAAGATCCCCCAGAAGCCGGAGGCGAATGCGAATCCTGCGAGTACGGTGAGGAAAACGATGCCGTGCCCGCTCGCCCAGATCATTCGCTCATCCATCGCTTGTTTACGAGGACGGTATCACCCTCAATGAGTGTGGCGTACGAGTATGAGGCTACTCGAACAACCCAGACGCGACTTCAATCCAGGTAACCTACGAACGACAGAAGTTCCCCAAAGTAGGTGACCGATGTCTCCGAGTTGCGATCAGGAGAGCGGGCATTAGTGGCCACCGGAGACGAAGTGGAGACCGACAATCCCGAAGACGATCACGGAGATAAACAGGAGTCGGAGACCAGTCGCCGGTTCATCGAATAGGACGATGCCGAGCGAGGCGGTGCCCACGGCGCCGATCCCCGTCCAAACAGCATACGCAGTCCCGATCGGCAGATCCTGAACTGCTCTCGCGAGCAACACCATACTGATGATGAGCGCAGCGACTGTCCCCGCCGTCGGAATCGGTTCCGAGAGACCATCAGAATACTCCAAACCGATTGCCCAAGCTATCTCGAACAGACCAGCGACGAAGAGAACGCCCCACGACATTCACATCGATATTGCTCACAGATCGGACTATAAGTTTCGATACCGCCTTCGAGTCGTTTCTGCGATCTGGCGATTCAACGGAATCGGATAGTCGTATCCTCACCAAGGTCGTGTTCACTATCACAGCAATTCCGCCAGTTTGGGACGGCACAGACGACCACCGAGAGGTTCACGACGCTGGGTTTCGAACAGCCAACCCATAGATGATGAGTCCCTCAGACCTCCTTGAGGATACATACGTCGCGGCGCTATAACACGACCTCGTGGATGTTCCCCCGGAGGCCACCCTGGTGGGAGTCGTCCGGCGGCCAACCGGCTGGTTCCGAACGTCGGTCAACGAGAACTATCCGGAACTCGGTCCTCCCGAGAACCTCTTCGACGAGTTCAAACAACGCCACGAGGACTTCAAGATGCAGGGGTTGTGTGACGAAGGCGCGCATAATGCGGCCTGGGTCGAGGGCGGATTCGAGGACTGGTACCGATCACATCTCTCCGACACTGCGGAGGCGCAAGAGGCAGTCGCCGAACTTACGGCCCGACTGCAAGACGGAGAGCAGCTCGTCTTCGTCTGTTTCGAGAACACCGATCAGAAACGGTGTCACCGAACGCTTCTCAAAGAGCATCTCGCTGCACAGCTGTAGTCAGTTACTCAGGTTGACTGCAACCAGTTCCCGAATATCGAGCGCGTCAGCGATGATCTGCAGGAGAAGGTCGACCAGTTCAAGGAGCGTGAGGATGCGCTTCGCGAGCGATTCCAGGATGCGATGGCCTGACGCTACGATGGTAAGGTAGTCGTCCGTTCTGTCTTTCTCGTCCTTGAGGGGTGGAGGACAATAGAGATGGAGAAGTCCACGGACAGCGACAGGGGTGACGACGAATTCCCACCCAAGAAGCGCCTCGAAGCACCGAACCATCGGCTGATCGAGGCCGGGATCGCGACGATTCCCGATATGGAGACTCTACAAGAGTGTGTTGCCTACGAGAACGGCGGCGGTGTTCAGATAAGGATGAAGGATGAGGCGGTGCGATTTTTGAGTGGTCAATGCTCGAAACCGACCGCCTCATCGGTGATAGCGACAGCTTTGAGTTAGGATTTGTGGAACGAGAGGCGACACCCGAGCCGGCGATGAAGCTTGGTATTCGACTCCATTTGGCTGGTCTATCACTTTTGAATACCGTCTCAGTTCTTGATAGTTTGGGTGTCAAACGCTGTCGATCCACCGTTCACAATTGGGTGCAGAAGGCCGATTTACAGCCCACAGATGGTACCACCCCGGATCACGTTGCGGTCGACGAGACCGTGATCCAACTCAATGACGAACGATATTGGCTGTACGCTGCAGTCGATTCCGAGACGAACCGCTTGCTACACGTTAAGCTTTCTCCGACGAGAAATCAAGCGATTACCGAGATGTTCCTTTCCGAACTCCGCGAGAAACATCTCGTCGATGAGGCGCTCTTCCTCGTCGATTCTGCACCGTGGCTGCAAGCGGCACTCCATCGACACGGCCTCGATTACAGATGCGAAAAACATGGTAATCGGAAC
This genomic window contains:
- a CDS encoding PQQ-binding-like beta-propeller repeat protein, with translation MALARRRVLQAVGTTALTIPAGCSSPRFLGSDDTASEYTLDIESVDASPVAHALYEPRAGTRPVVGTDMVYLGCSGRDHGTLVALRQTDGTDRWSFTDQNSTVYEPALVGDMVYAGSNDNRIYGLC
- a CDS encoding IS5 family transposase, encoding MTQISRFIGEVVPVAQRVTGDGGESAAPEGGGGFADYALVSLHCLRIYLDSSYRMTIDLLKEMPQIIGEIGLNAADLPAPSTLCKAFDRISMSVCRVLLRQSAQLHDLSEHAAIDATFYDRSPASRHYCQRISYRVQKLKVTKLVDTASQAVLDVHCSTNRKGSDADLAEQIARRNAGDLRSLAADKGYDKQSLREGLRDLGIRPLIKHRIFAAYDHAHNARIDDNRYNQRSMTETVNSAVKRSLGFAVRARSWFREFREIALMCVVYNIKRFVKQ
- a CDS encoding response regulator, with product MDDEPSFGELVADFLGRKDAQIQVTTATSAADGIERLTAGDEVFDCIVSDYDMPGKTGLEFLDEVRDRYPDLPFILFTGKGSEEVASEAISAGATDYLQKRGGTEQYDLLANRVRNVVEQYRSTQERDRVYQALETATQGIGLLDDNGEYIYLNEAYTDLYGYDTEDLIGEHWSRLYPNEEAARFEGLC
- a CDS encoding ribbon-helix-helix domain-containing protein, translated to MSTDSDAGGDGEMEKINVRVPQSLLAQVDEVWEERGYANKSEFIRDALRDAVNPPTQLSEEALEHLAESRTQREQGETVSQDDVKDRLGIDD
- a CDS encoding type II toxin-antitoxin system RelE family toxin, encoding MTEVEWTPKALDLLEGLESEAQERLVKKLDEAKDWTSHRLEKLTGYPYYKLRAGDYRAIITWDQDEDVLIVEAVGHRRNIYDRHLPP
- a CDS encoding helix-turn-helix domain-containing protein, which encodes MTDSEYPWRDESLLYELYWEQELSTVKIADKLGCTQQTVSKWMQRFDIPRRDAREAAPNQRRHPAVFTDRGYVICATNYRGTTDSVGIHRLVMVAEHGFDAVADKYVITANQMAA
- a CDS encoding HNH endonuclease gives rise to the protein MSDGIHRGSSVYQRERDKALQRDDWVCQSCGRAVGHVGDRDVPVAHVHHDTELSDGGVHHVDNLTTLCPECHSDIHGSEVGERGFDEQPYRDEEWLREMYHGEELTQAEIADRAGCHRRTIATWFRRHEIKGRPADQRKKVSNSGPWDDEEVLRELYIEKKQTLSEIADQLGTSEGTVQRRMDDFGIERRDHVEYMRQGPVFLRFDTNGYLRAESAVDGEKDMVYIHQLVAIADGANPRTVFGGEQVHHQNHHRADNRPENLVVLSHEDHLAEHDFHR
- a CDS encoding DUF6166 domain-containing protein produces the protein MTTAYIGRRRRGELVVTRRPEDTELTPDRSLELVNHSPSGFEVGYRGSGPAQLACALLLDYYDDEQFAREHYIAFRNQVVSQLKCDGAAACWHLTGEEIDAAMATLTDDVVALPDGGRPSPTLPENWRTVSRPDRRLFQRADRDHYIVLGDGSDEWLVVLCSQGDRAYPAPLAHRTVAEEADVEQVIRELAEESNNLIESPEGEY
- a CDS encoding MFS transporter, translated to MTEAEQLADEHGVTGTPKRGLIMSTLVFYAGLTTIVFYGAAGPVLEEHLALAGVLHGLLLGSPHLSKAILRIPFGAWVDEVGGRKPLLILMASTIIGTAGLVITLFLTYPENFDMSLYPVLVFFGFLAGAGGATFSAGITQTSYWYPSDKQGFALGAFAGVGNIGPGMVVYVLPVLIGIWGLTMAYSTWLVFLLVVTAIYAVYAVDPYYFQLRKQGKTPEESQEIADDLGQDIFPSGGTWDSLRTSARNRRTWILVFLYTVSFGGGFTSLSAWFPTYWAEFHELTLTTAGLLAGIFIVYGSLIRVPAGSVSDRFGGELVAIISFGVMALGGAIMTFFTGFWPAILGMMVLGTGMGFANAAVFELVPKFVPEAVGGASGWISGIGGGGTLVILPLMGLFVDIYGHIGYARGFAVFVVLSGLCVIVAAALKWLISEPEETADEGALH
- a CDS encoding universal stress protein gives rise to the protein MFDRILIPTDGSDPSKPAVEMALDLAEAHDATLHVLYIVDQPTSVSGMGEGFSGLDDLLDALEERGEQATKAVVEQARERDIETTAAVRRGNPHDDILGYAEANDIDIIVMGTHGRTGVKRALLGSVTENVVRHSEIPVLTVHRDPEE
- a CDS encoding DMT family transporter, which translates into the protein MSWGVLFVAGLFEIAWAIGLEYSDGLSEPIPTAGTVAALIISMVLLARAVQDLPIGTAYAVWTGIGAVGTASLGIVLFDEPATGLRLLFISVIVFGIVGLHFVSGGH